The proteins below are encoded in one region of Amycolatopsis acidiphila:
- a CDS encoding ABC transporter ATP-binding protein, translating into MPDLEIDRVSKHYGDVVALDEVSFDVRAGELFGFVGSNGAGKTTTMRIALGVLAADAGEVRFDGAPVTHETRTRIGYMPEERGLYPKMKVLPQLVYLAELHGLSTNEAHRSAENWIARLGLAGRRLDEVQKLSLGNQQRVQLAAALVHDPAVLVLDEPFSGLDPIAVDVMSEVLREKAAAGVPVVFSSHQLDLVERLCDRVGIIRSGRMVACGSVDELTADASSQLVVRVPEAHPGWAKQLAGVRVVGEEPGSTVLELDPAVDDQVVLEAALATGPVREFRRRRPTLAELFRNVVTGGER; encoded by the coding sequence TTGCCTGACTTGGAGATCGACCGAGTGTCCAAACACTACGGCGACGTCGTGGCGCTGGACGAGGTCTCCTTCGACGTGCGGGCCGGGGAGCTGTTCGGGTTCGTCGGCAGCAACGGCGCCGGGAAGACCACAACCATGCGCATCGCGCTCGGGGTGCTCGCCGCGGACGCCGGCGAAGTGCGCTTCGACGGCGCACCCGTCACGCACGAGACCCGCACCAGGATCGGCTACATGCCCGAGGAACGCGGGCTGTACCCGAAGATGAAGGTCCTGCCCCAGCTCGTCTACCTCGCCGAACTGCACGGCCTGAGCACCAACGAAGCCCATCGCAGCGCGGAGAACTGGATCGCCAGGCTCGGGCTCGCCGGGCGGCGGCTCGACGAGGTGCAGAAGCTCAGTCTGGGCAACCAGCAACGCGTCCAGCTCGCGGCCGCGCTGGTGCACGACCCGGCCGTGCTGGTGCTCGACGAGCCGTTCTCCGGCCTCGACCCGATCGCGGTCGACGTGATGAGCGAGGTACTGCGGGAGAAGGCGGCGGCCGGCGTGCCGGTCGTGTTCTCCAGCCACCAGCTCGATCTCGTCGAGCGGCTCTGCGACCGGGTCGGGATCATCCGAAGTGGACGGATGGTCGCCTGCGGCAGCGTCGACGAGCTGACCGCCGACGCGAGCTCCCAGCTGGTCGTACGAGTTCCCGAGGCGCACCCGGGCTGGGCCAAGCAGCTCGCGGGCGTGCGTGTGGTCGGCGAGGAGCCCGGCAGCACCGTTCTCGAACTCGACCCGGCGGTGGACGACCAGGTCGTGCTGGAAGCGGCGCTCGCGACCGGTCCGGTGCGCGAGTTCCGGCGCCGCCGTCCGACGTTGGCCGAGCTGTTCCGCAACGTCGTCACCGGGGGAGAACGATGA
- a CDS encoding ABC transporter permease, translating into MTVPPTKAIALVAKRELNTRLRTRSFLVGTIVILVVLAGYLLLQANLFSNASKAKVGLTGQTIGIAQQLQTAGGQIGKEIRTSVVANPEQGRAEVESGDLDILLSGNAADLQVLVKSDLDPQLRTLFNGISHQQVLNAKLLEGDLDPAQVMREVNSAQVDLTQLEPPDPGRGQRLAIGLITVFLLFFGIQTYGAFVAQGVIEEKSSRVVELLLSTVRPWQLMVGKVLGLGLVGLVQIVVLAVGGLAMASATGALTLSGLATGTVLWGVVWYLLGFFLYATVYAAAGSLVSRQEDAASVITPVTMVFTIGFVVGFNVLAQNPDSGTARVLSLVPLFSPILMPARMAIGSAAGWEVVLSLVLTLVLGSLLTWVGSRIYRNAVLHTGSRLKLTAALRG; encoded by the coding sequence ATGACCGTACCGCCCACGAAGGCGATCGCACTGGTCGCCAAGCGCGAGCTGAACACCCGGCTGCGCACCCGCTCGTTCCTCGTCGGCACGATCGTCATCCTGGTGGTGCTGGCAGGCTACCTGCTGTTGCAGGCCAACCTCTTCAGCAACGCGAGCAAGGCGAAGGTGGGCCTGACGGGTCAGACCATCGGTATCGCCCAACAGCTGCAGACCGCGGGCGGCCAGATCGGCAAGGAGATCCGGACCAGCGTCGTCGCGAACCCCGAGCAGGGCAGGGCCGAGGTCGAGAGCGGGGACCTGGACATCCTGCTCTCCGGCAACGCCGCCGATCTCCAGGTGCTCGTCAAGTCCGACCTCGACCCGCAGCTGCGCACGCTGTTCAACGGGATCTCGCATCAGCAGGTGCTCAACGCCAAGCTGCTGGAGGGGGACCTGGACCCGGCGCAGGTGATGCGCGAGGTGAACTCGGCGCAGGTCGACCTCACGCAGCTCGAGCCGCCGGATCCCGGCCGCGGGCAGCGGCTCGCGATCGGCCTGATCACCGTGTTCCTGTTGTTCTTCGGCATCCAGACCTACGGCGCGTTCGTCGCGCAGGGTGTGATCGAGGAGAAGTCGAGCCGTGTGGTGGAGCTGCTGCTGTCGACCGTGCGGCCGTGGCAGCTCATGGTCGGCAAGGTGCTCGGCCTCGGCCTCGTCGGGTTGGTGCAGATCGTCGTCCTGGCCGTCGGCGGGCTCGCGATGGCCTCGGCGACGGGCGCGCTCACCCTGTCCGGCCTGGCGACCGGGACCGTGCTGTGGGGCGTGGTCTGGTACCTGCTGGGCTTCTTCCTCTACGCGACGGTGTACGCGGCGGCAGGCTCGCTGGTCTCCCGGCAGGAGGACGCCGCGTCGGTGATCACACCGGTGACGATGGTGTTCACCATCGGGTTCGTCGTCGGGTTCAACGTGCTGGCGCAGAACCCGGACAGCGGCACCGCGCGCGTGCTGTCGCTGGTCCCGCTGTTCTCGCCGATCCTGATGCCCGCCCGGATGGCGATCGGGAGCGCGGCGGGCTGGGAGGTCGTGCTGTCCCTGGTGCTCACGCTGGTGCTCGGCTCGCTGCTGACCTGGGTGGGCAGCAGGATCTACCGCAACGCCGTGCTGCACACCGGCAGCCGTCTCAAGCTGACGGCCGCGCTGCGCGGCTGA
- a CDS encoding citrate synthase, whose amino-acid sequence MSDATAASGGSTVSLRLPTGEHELKVVNAVEGAPGIELGKLLASTGYITYDPGFVNTGSTSSAITYIDGDAGILRYRGYPIEQLAENSSFIEVSYLLVYGELPTQEQLDDFTQKISRHTLLHEDLKRFFDGFPRDAHPMPVLSSAVSALSTFYQDALNPFDEPNVELSTVRLLAKVPTLAAYAYKKSIGQPFLYPDNSLGLVENFLRMTFGLPAEPYEVDPEVAKALDLLFILHADHEQNCSTSTVRLVGSSEANLFASISAGINALFGPLHGGANSAVLEMLEGIRADGGDVSDFVARVKNKEKGVRLMGFGHRVYKNYDPRAKIIKKTADQILNKLGVNDELLEIAMKLEETALSDDYFVERKLYPNVDFYTGLIYRALGFPTKFFTVLFALGRLPGWIAHWREMIQDPATKIGRPRQIYTGEKERDYLRISER is encoded by the coding sequence ATGTCCGACGCGACTGCGGCGTCCGGCGGCAGCACGGTATCGCTGCGCCTGCCGACCGGCGAGCACGAACTTAAGGTGGTCAACGCCGTAGAGGGCGCTCCCGGCATCGAGCTGGGGAAGCTGCTGGCGTCGACGGGGTACATCACCTACGACCCGGGATTCGTCAACACCGGGTCCACGTCCTCCGCCATCACCTACATCGACGGTGACGCGGGCATCCTGCGCTACCGCGGCTATCCCATCGAGCAGCTCGCGGAGAACTCGAGCTTCATCGAGGTCTCCTACCTGCTCGTCTACGGCGAGCTGCCCACACAGGAACAGCTCGACGACTTCACGCAGAAGATCAGCAGGCACACCCTGCTGCACGAGGACCTGAAGCGATTCTTCGACGGCTTCCCGCGCGACGCGCACCCGATGCCGGTGCTCTCCAGCGCGGTCTCGGCGCTGTCCACCTTCTACCAGGACGCGCTCAACCCGTTCGACGAACCCAACGTCGAGCTCTCCACCGTCCGGCTGCTGGCCAAGGTGCCGACCCTGGCCGCGTACGCCTACAAGAAGTCGATCGGCCAGCCGTTCCTCTACCCGGACAACTCCCTGGGCCTGGTCGAGAACTTCCTCCGGATGACCTTCGGCCTGCCTGCCGAGCCGTACGAGGTCGACCCGGAGGTCGCCAAGGCGCTGGACCTGCTGTTCATCCTGCACGCCGACCACGAGCAGAACTGCTCCACCTCGACCGTGCGGCTCGTCGGCTCGTCCGAGGCGAACCTGTTCGCCAGCATCTCGGCCGGGATAAACGCGCTGTTCGGCCCGCTGCACGGCGGCGCGAACAGTGCCGTGCTGGAGATGCTCGAGGGCATCCGGGCAGACGGTGGCGACGTGTCGGACTTCGTCGCCCGGGTCAAGAACAAGGAGAAGGGTGTCCGCCTGATGGGCTTCGGGCACCGGGTCTACAAGAACTACGACCCGCGCGCGAAGATCATCAAGAAGACGGCCGACCAGATCCTGAACAAGCTCGGCGTCAACGACGAGCTGCTCGAGATCGCGATGAAGCTCGAAGAGACCGCGCTGTCGGACGACTACTTCGTGGAGCGCAAGCTCTACCCGAACGTCGACTTCTACACCGGCTTGATCTACCGGGCCCTCGGGTTCCCGACCAAGTTCTTCACCGTGCTGTTCGCCCTCGGCCGGCTGCCCGGCTGGATCGCGCACTGGCGCGAGATGATCCAGGACCCGGCCACCAAGATCGGCCGCCCGCGGCAGATCTACACCGGCGAGAAGGAGCGGGACTACCTCCGCATTTCCGAGCGCTGA
- a CDS encoding carbohydrate kinase family protein, with the protein MIVVGGEALVDLVPGDSKVDNGLTSLVPRLGGGPYNVALAAARLGAPTAFLSRVSSDRFGQALRARLTASDVDISMVQTGVEPTTLAVVALDERGAASYTFYTEGTSDRLVADPGPLPEAVTTLCLGTLGMVLEPGATTYETMLRREAGRGVLTALDPNIRADLIADPEAYRARFQSWLPDVRLLKLSDDDAAWLAGGADPATAAKGWLDAGVDAVVLTRGADGIAVHTASEDVFVPSAPAQLVDTIGAGDTVQGALLAWLHERDVRAVTQLGADDWRAALGYAAKAAAITVSRSGAEPPEAEEMV; encoded by the coding sequence GTGATCGTGGTAGGTGGTGAGGCGCTGGTCGACCTGGTGCCGGGTGACTCCAAAGTGGACAACGGGCTGACCTCGCTGGTGCCGAGACTCGGTGGCGGGCCGTACAACGTGGCGCTCGCGGCGGCCCGGCTCGGCGCGCCGACGGCGTTCCTTTCGCGCGTTTCGTCCGACCGCTTCGGCCAGGCGCTCCGTGCCCGGCTAACCGCCTCGGATGTCGATATATCGATGGTGCAAACCGGTGTCGAGCCGACGACCCTGGCCGTCGTCGCGCTCGACGAGCGTGGTGCGGCCAGCTACACCTTCTACACCGAGGGCACCTCGGACCGGCTCGTCGCCGACCCCGGCCCGCTGCCCGAAGCCGTGACCACCCTGTGCCTTGGCACTCTCGGCATGGTCCTGGAGCCCGGCGCGACGACCTACGAGACGATGCTGCGCCGCGAGGCCGGCCGTGGGGTGCTGACCGCGCTCGACCCGAACATCCGCGCCGACCTCATCGCCGACCCCGAGGCCTACCGCGCCCGGTTCCAGTCCTGGCTGCCCGACGTGCGGCTGCTCAAGCTCTCCGACGACGACGCCGCGTGGCTCGCCGGTGGCGCCGACCCGGCGACGGCCGCGAAGGGCTGGCTCGACGCGGGCGTGGACGCGGTCGTGCTCACCCGGGGTGCCGACGGAATTGCGGTGCACACCGCTTCCGAAGACGTTTTCGTCCCTTCTGCCCCGGCACAATTGGTCGACACGATCGGCGCCGGCGACACCGTTCAGGGCGCGCTGCTGGCCTGGCTGCACGAGCGCGATGTGCGCGCGGTCACGCAGCTCGGCGCGGACGACTGGCGGGCGGCGCTGGGCTACGCGGCCAAGGCGGCGGCGATCACCGTCTCGCGCAGTGGGGCCGAGCCGCCGGAAGCTGAGGAAATGGTGTGA
- a CDS encoding TetR/AcrR family transcriptional regulator has product MADRVPLRPPGSRQLTARQRALLAELEALFLAEGFVHFTLDDLAAKMHCSKSTLYALAPSKEQLAVRVVAHFFRGAADVMEKRVAGLDDVREIIGSYLAGIAEYLNRASPAFMRDINDFAPARAAYELNSRAAAGRIRSFIARGVEDGVFRNVHATLIAEMAAVLIEGIQTGIVGARTGVSDAEAFTALSELLLGGLASRD; this is encoded by the coding sequence ATGGCAGATCGCGTCCCCCTGCGTCCGCCGGGCAGCAGGCAGCTGACCGCCCGGCAGCGCGCGCTGCTCGCCGAGCTCGAGGCGCTGTTCCTGGCCGAGGGGTTCGTCCACTTCACCCTGGACGACCTGGCGGCGAAGATGCACTGTTCGAAGTCGACGCTGTACGCGCTGGCACCGAGCAAGGAGCAGCTCGCGGTCCGGGTCGTCGCGCACTTCTTCCGGGGCGCGGCCGACGTGATGGAGAAGCGCGTCGCCGGCCTCGACGACGTCCGCGAGATCATCGGCAGCTATCTCGCCGGCATCGCCGAGTACCTGAACCGCGCGTCCCCGGCCTTCATGCGGGACATCAACGACTTCGCCCCCGCGCGAGCGGCGTACGAGCTGAACAGCCGCGCCGCCGCGGGGCGGATCCGCTCGTTCATCGCACGCGGCGTCGAGGACGGGGTGTTCCGGAACGTGCACGCGACGCTCATCGCGGAGATGGCCGCCGTACTGATCGAAGGGATCCAGACGGGCATCGTCGGTGCGCGGACGGGTGTCTCCGACGCCGAGGCGTTCACGGCCCTGTCGGAACTCCTGCTCGGCGGTCTCGCTTCGCGTGACTGA
- a CDS encoding acyl-CoA dehydrogenase family protein codes for MPVERLLPNRESEDLLALAAELAREELKPHAAQYEEAERFPREQFRTLGKSGLLGLPYAERWGGGDVQYEVYLQVLEEIAAAWMSIGVGLSVHTMSCFALAHHGTDEQRDRWLPAMLEGELLGAYALSESHAGSDAAALSTRARLDGDQYVLNGTKAWITHGGEADFYTTMVRTGAESISCLLVDGATPGLTAGPPERKMGLTGSTTAQLIFADTRVDADRLIGAEGAGLRVALSSLDSGRLGIAACAVGLAQAALDEAVEYAKGRTQFGKPIIEFQGLEFLLADMAAAVDSARATYLDAARRRDRGMSFRRQASIAKLVATDAAMKVTTDAVQVLGGAGYTRDFPVERYMREAKVPQIFEGTNQIQRMVIARQLKGGG; via the coding sequence ATGCCCGTCGAACGCCTGCTGCCGAACCGAGAGTCCGAGGACCTGCTCGCACTGGCGGCCGAGCTCGCGCGCGAGGAGCTCAAGCCGCACGCCGCGCAGTACGAGGAGGCCGAGCGCTTCCCCCGCGAGCAGTTCCGCACGCTGGGCAAGTCCGGTCTGCTCGGGCTGCCGTACGCGGAGCGCTGGGGCGGCGGCGACGTGCAGTACGAGGTGTACCTGCAGGTGCTCGAGGAGATCGCGGCCGCGTGGATGTCGATCGGCGTCGGGCTGTCGGTGCACACCATGTCCTGCTTCGCGCTCGCCCACCACGGCACGGATGAGCAGCGTGACCGGTGGCTCCCGGCGATGCTGGAGGGCGAACTGCTGGGTGCGTACGCGCTGTCGGAGTCGCACGCCGGGTCCGACGCCGCGGCGCTGTCCACCCGCGCGCGGCTCGACGGGGACCAGTACGTCCTCAACGGCACGAAGGCGTGGATCACCCACGGCGGGGAGGCCGACTTCTACACGACGATGGTGCGCACGGGTGCGGAGTCCATCTCGTGCCTGCTGGTCGACGGCGCGACGCCCGGGCTCACCGCGGGTCCGCCGGAGCGCAAGATGGGCCTCACCGGGTCGACCACGGCGCAGCTGATCTTCGCGGACACCCGGGTGGACGCGGACAGGCTGATCGGCGCCGAGGGCGCGGGCCTGCGCGTCGCATTGTCCTCTTTGGACTCCGGTCGGCTCGGGATCGCCGCGTGCGCGGTGGGTCTTGCGCAGGCGGCGCTCGACGAGGCGGTCGAGTACGCCAAGGGGCGCACCCAGTTCGGCAAGCCGATCATCGAGTTCCAGGGCCTGGAGTTCCTGCTGGCCGACATGGCGGCCGCGGTGGACTCGGCGCGCGCGACGTACCTGGACGCCGCCCGCCGCCGCGACCGCGGCATGTCCTTCCGGCGGCAGGCATCGATCGCGAAGCTCGTCGCCACGGACGCGGCGATGAAGGTGACCACCGACGCGGTCCAGGTCCTCGGGGGCGCCGGTTACACCCGCGACTTCCCGGTCGAACGCTACATGCGCGAGGCGAAGGTGCCCCAGATCTTCGAGGGCACGAACCAGATCCAGCGGATGGTCATCGCGCGGCAGTTGAAGGGCGGGGGTTGA
- a CDS encoding amidohydrolase encodes MVSAIVGGYVVPIDGEPIDGGTVLVEDGKIIAVGTDADVDIPEDAELIDASGSWVLPGFLDAHAHLGVHEEGEGWSGNDTNEMTDPNGARFRALDGIDPYDVGFDDALSGGVTSVVVKPGSGNPIGGRTIGVKTWGRTVLDMVFAERVSVKSALGENPKRVYGDKKQTPSTRLGVAAIIREAFTKACNYAAQRDHARDEGKPFDTDLTMETLAEVLDGELYWDQHTHRADDIVTAIRLAEEFGYKLVVNHGTEGHLIADVLAEKGVPVILGPLFTTRSKVELRNRTLRSAGILARAGVQLAITTDHPVVPINFLVYQAALAVKDGLEPDVALRALTVNPARMLGLQDQVGALKPGLDADVVIWSGDPLDVMNRALRVFVRGREVYTFDEARGEGVVAERRYQE; translated from the coding sequence ATGGTGAGCGCGATTGTGGGCGGTTATGTGGTTCCGATCGATGGTGAGCCGATCGACGGGGGCACGGTCCTCGTCGAGGACGGCAAGATCATCGCAGTCGGCACGGACGCCGACGTCGACATCCCCGAGGACGCCGAGCTGATCGACGCGTCGGGCTCGTGGGTCCTGCCCGGGTTTCTCGACGCGCACGCCCACCTCGGCGTGCACGAGGAGGGCGAGGGCTGGTCGGGCAACGACACCAACGAGATGACCGACCCGAACGGCGCCCGGTTCCGCGCGCTCGACGGCATCGACCCGTACGACGTCGGTTTCGACGACGCGTTGTCCGGCGGGGTGACCAGCGTCGTGGTCAAGCCCGGTTCGGGCAACCCGATCGGCGGTCGGACCATCGGGGTGAAAACCTGGGGCCGCACCGTGCTGGACATGGTGTTCGCCGAGCGGGTCAGCGTGAAGAGCGCGCTGGGCGAGAACCCGAAGCGCGTGTACGGCGACAAGAAGCAGACCCCGTCGACGCGCCTCGGTGTCGCGGCGATCATCCGCGAGGCGTTCACGAAGGCCTGCAACTACGCCGCCCAGCGCGATCACGCGCGGGACGAGGGCAAGCCGTTCGACACGGACCTGACCATGGAGACCCTCGCCGAGGTGCTCGACGGGGAGCTTTACTGGGACCAGCACACCCACCGCGCGGACGACATCGTCACCGCGATCCGGCTGGCCGAGGAGTTCGGCTACAAGCTCGTGGTCAACCACGGCACCGAGGGACACCTGATCGCGGACGTGCTGGCGGAGAAGGGCGTGCCGGTGATCCTCGGGCCGCTGTTCACCACCCGGTCCAAGGTGGAGCTGCGCAACCGGACGCTGCGCTCGGCGGGCATCCTCGCCAGGGCCGGCGTGCAGCTGGCGATCACCACCGACCACCCCGTGGTGCCGATCAACTTCCTGGTCTACCAGGCGGCGCTGGCCGTGAAGGACGGTCTGGAACCGGACGTGGCCCTGCGTGCGCTGACCGTGAACCCGGCGCGCATGCTCGGCCTGCAGGACCAGGTGGGTGCACTGAAGCCGGGCCTGGACGCGGACGTGGTGATCTGGTCCGGTGACCCGCTGGACGTGATGAACAGGGCGCTGCGTGTCTTCGTCCGGGGCCGCGAGGTGTACACCTTCGACGAGGCCCGTGGCGAGGGCGTCGTGGCGGAGCGCCGCTACCAGGAGTAG
- a CDS encoding GNAT family N-acetyltransferase — protein sequence MSEPLRLGEADAGELLTLQRAAYVTEARAHGDLNLPPLVETLGQLLAVLRDPACFAWGIRLSGRLVASVRVLVRAGVGEVGRLVVAPDQQRRGLGRSMMRALEELLPPEVVTLRLFTGEHSSGPLALYASLGYRETRRTPEGSYEIVNFEKARPRSAAAGVVR from the coding sequence ATGTCTGAGCCGCTGCGGCTCGGCGAGGCCGACGCGGGTGAGCTGCTCACGCTCCAGCGCGCGGCCTACGTGACCGAGGCGCGGGCCCACGGCGACCTGAACCTGCCGCCGCTGGTGGAGACACTCGGCCAGCTGTTGGCGGTGCTGCGCGATCCGGCCTGCTTCGCCTGGGGCATAAGGCTTTCCGGTCGGCTGGTCGCGAGCGTCCGGGTGCTCGTGCGGGCCGGCGTGGGCGAGGTCGGACGGCTCGTCGTGGCGCCCGACCAGCAACGGCGCGGGCTCGGCCGGTCGATGATGCGGGCGCTCGAGGAGCTGCTGCCGCCGGAGGTCGTCACGCTGCGGCTGTTCACCGGCGAGCACTCGAGCGGGCCGCTGGCGTTGTACGCGTCGCTGGGCTACCGCGAGACGCGCCGCACGCCGGAAGGCTCGTACGAAATCGTGAATTTCGAAAAGGCCCGCCCTCGAAGCGCGGCGGCGGGCGTTGTTCGTTAG
- a CDS encoding aldose 1-epimerase family protein, with protein sequence MANPTGQQFEIVRGSARAVVTEIGAGLRAFESNGVPYLETFDADAKPPKGAGQVLLPWPNRTKGAQWTYQGEKQELEVTEEARGNAIHGLTRHREWTLVEHAESSITFEIEVEAQPGWPVPLHARITYALAPRELTVTHEIRNEGESAIGVGVGTHPYFRLGDVPTDELTLTLSATRVRPYEADEQLPYGPEQDVEGTEYDFRNGTLVGRVDLDTAFGGLSAGEDGRHHHVLSHGASRLDVWTDPDFKWVQVFTPQDLVGRGRAIAIEPMTCPADALNSGTDLIELEPGTSWTGSWGVRVDV encoded by the coding sequence ATGGCCAATCCCACTGGACAGCAGTTCGAGATCGTCCGCGGTTCCGCCCGTGCGGTGGTCACCGAGATCGGCGCCGGACTGCGCGCCTTCGAGAGCAACGGCGTGCCCTACCTCGAGACCTTCGACGCCGACGCCAAGCCGCCGAAGGGTGCGGGCCAGGTGCTGCTGCCGTGGCCGAACCGGACCAAGGGCGCACAGTGGACCTACCAGGGGGAGAAGCAGGAGCTGGAGGTCACCGAGGAGGCGCGGGGCAACGCCATCCACGGCCTGACCCGGCACCGTGAGTGGACGCTCGTCGAGCACGCCGAGTCCTCGATCACCTTCGAGATCGAGGTCGAGGCGCAGCCCGGCTGGCCCGTGCCGCTGCACGCCCGGATCACCTACGCGCTCGCCCCGCGCGAGCTGACCGTGACGCACGAGATCCGCAACGAGGGGGAGTCCGCGATCGGCGTCGGCGTCGGCACCCACCCGTACTTCCGCCTCGGCGACGTGCCCACCGACGAGCTGACCCTGACGCTGTCCGCCACGCGCGTCCGCCCGTACGAAGCCGACGAGCAGCTGCCCTACGGCCCGGAGCAGGACGTCGAGGGCACCGAGTACGACTTCCGCAACGGCACGCTCGTCGGCCGGGTGGACCTCGACACGGCGTTCGGCGGGCTGAGCGCGGGTGAGGACGGTCGGCACCACCACGTGCTGTCCCACGGCGCATCTCGCCTCGACGTGTGGACCGACCCCGACTTCAAATGGGTGCAGGTGTTCACCCCGCAGGATCTGGTCGGGCGTGGCCGCGCGATCGCGATCGAGCCGATGACCTGCCCGGCCGACGCACTGAACTCGGGCACCGACCTCATCGAGCTGGAGCCGGGCACTTCGTGGACCGGCAGCTGGGGTGTCCGTGTCGATGTCTGA
- a CDS encoding TetR/AcrR family transcriptional regulator, whose amino-acid sequence MVHRTDTRQRMLDSAADLFHTQGYHATGLNQLVSAVGAPKGSLYFHFPGGKEQLAAEAVEISGERLAGLLRQLLDAAPGPGAAIAAVLDALAQNLTESDFQRGCPIATVAMDAGTESARIREACAGSYSSWQEVISDYLVRQGFESEHASMLSEVALSSIEGALLLAKLRRDLSPMRTVRDHLRLTFTKET is encoded by the coding sequence ATGGTCCACCGAACCGACACCCGGCAGCGGATGCTCGACTCCGCCGCCGACCTCTTCCACACCCAGGGCTACCACGCGACCGGGCTCAACCAGCTGGTCAGCGCGGTGGGCGCGCCCAAGGGCTCGCTGTACTTCCACTTCCCCGGCGGCAAGGAGCAGCTCGCGGCCGAGGCGGTGGAGATCTCGGGCGAACGCCTCGCCGGGCTGTTGCGGCAACTGCTCGACGCCGCACCGGGCCCGGGAGCCGCGATCGCCGCCGTGCTCGACGCGCTCGCGCAGAACCTGACGGAGTCGGACTTCCAGCGCGGCTGTCCGATCGCGACGGTCGCGATGGACGCGGGCACGGAAAGCGCGCGCATCAGGGAGGCCTGCGCGGGCAGTTACTCGTCCTGGCAGGAGGTCATCTCGGACTACCTCGTCCGGCAGGGCTTCGAGAGCGAGCACGCGTCGATGCTGAGCGAGGTCGCGCTGAGTTCGATCGAAGGCGCGCTGTTGCTCGCGAAGCTCCGGCGCGACCTCTCGCCGATGAGAACCGTCCGGGACCACCTGCGGCTCACCTTCACGAAGGAGACCTGA
- a CDS encoding YbaB/EbfC family DNA-binding protein: MSEPDFATIVGKASADGATVEVGVGGRLRSVQLSPQAMRYGAAYLADTVVSVAARATAKANQRAQHLYAQVLGRDAARVGEQLGLGYDPELASDDDFDRDWTRG; encoded by the coding sequence ATGAGTGAGCCGGACTTCGCGACGATCGTCGGCAAGGCGAGCGCGGACGGGGCGACCGTCGAGGTCGGCGTCGGCGGGCGGTTGCGGTCGGTGCAGCTGAGCCCGCAGGCGATGCGCTACGGCGCGGCGTACCTGGCCGACACCGTGGTGTCCGTCGCGGCGCGCGCGACGGCGAAGGCGAACCAGCGGGCGCAGCACCTGTACGCACAGGTGCTCGGGCGGGACGCCGCGCGCGTCGGGGAGCAGCTCGGGCTGGGCTATGACCCGGAGCTGGCGTCGGACGACGACTTCGACCGCGACTGGACCCGGGGATGA